In a genomic window of Deinococcus radiotolerans:
- a CDS encoding GAF domain-containing protein, translating to MSGAPHPADEAQRLMALAHYGILDTPREPQFDRIVRLAAHLLRTPVATINFVDQARQWSKASVGLNGRTADRQDSFCAWTILNDQPTVIENAPADPRFSRNPMVTGDPHIHMYAGAPLIMPSGQRIGTLCVTDHQPHPLSPSDLQALQDLAALVVTELELRSYQQRLSLSLAAQREHSSELQRSLEQAQALTGIHQLFDLDLDPRDALLAVTGLLGGALDADQAGFSVTQGDSVTVDLSPVRAATAIDTTGETAQLITALGLHGARSPLYIDDLPALARARGVPASDHIAQIAVIPAGHDPHGASHLLVTRRKDHPVAHWRPSDRNLLEATGRAAQQMLDHQQARGTQA from the coding sequence ATGAGCGGCGCGCCACACCCTGCAGACGAGGCCCAACGCCTAATGGCCCTCGCGCACTACGGCATCCTCGACACCCCCCGCGAACCCCAGTTCGACCGCATCGTGCGCCTCGCCGCGCACCTGCTGCGCACCCCGGTCGCCACCATCAACTTCGTGGATCAGGCCCGCCAGTGGAGCAAGGCCAGCGTCGGCCTGAACGGCCGCACCGCCGACCGCCAGGACTCCTTCTGCGCCTGGACCATCCTGAACGACCAGCCGACCGTCATCGAGAACGCGCCCGCCGACCCGCGCTTCTCACGAAACCCGATGGTCACCGGCGACCCGCACATTCACATGTACGCCGGGGCGCCCCTGATCATGCCCAGCGGGCAGCGCATCGGCACGCTGTGCGTCACGGACCACCAGCCGCACCCCCTGAGTCCCAGTGACCTCCAGGCCCTTCAGGACCTCGCGGCCCTCGTCGTGACCGAACTTGAACTGCGGTCCTACCAGCAGCGCCTGAGTCTCTCGCTGGCCGCCCAGCGGGAACACAGCAGCGAACTGCAACGCAGCCTCGAACAGGCCCAGGCCCTCACCGGCATTCATCAGCTGTTCGACCTAGACCTCGACCCACGGGACGCGCTGCTGGCCGTCACCGGACTGCTGGGCGGCGCCCTCGACGCGGACCAGGCCGGCTTCAGCGTCACGCAGGGCGACAGCGTCACCGTGGACCTCAGTCCTGTACGGGCCGCCACGGCCATAGACACGACCGGCGAGACGGCGCAACTCATCACGGCGCTCGGCCTGCACGGCGCGCGCAGCCCGCTGTACATCGACGATCTGCCGGCACTGGCCCGGGCGCGTGGCGTGCCCGCCAGCGACCACATCGCGCAGATCGCGGTCATTCCGGCCGGGCACGACCCGCACGGCGCGTCCCACCTGCTCGTCACGCGCCGCAAGGACCACCCCGTCGCGCACTGGCGGCCCTCGGACCGCAACCTTTTGGAAGCGACCGGCCGCGCCGCGCAGCAGATGCTGGACCACCAGCAGGCCCGCGGCACGCAGGCCTGA
- a CDS encoding trans-sulfuration enzyme family protein, giving the protein MSHNSDHAFRTRAVHAGHGLDPATGAHATPIYATSTFGYGSAERGARLFAGEEAGFFYSRLSNPTVRAFEEKVASLEGLPDAVAFASGMGAVSALCLTLLRPGDEVIFVAPLYGGTTGFLHEVAARFGVTVREAADEAAVEALSGPATRLIWVETPTNPALDIVDLARVARAAQACGALTVADNTFSTPALTRPAEHGIDLVMHSATKYLGGHGDAIGGVVAGSQDLLAELRGIGLRHVGAALGPFEAYLFLRGMKTLPLRMQAHCEGAQTLAEALAGHPALHALHYPGLPGHPGHAVAARQMSGFGGLVSLDLGSQGAAFTFLNHLRLFTQAVSLGDVESLSCHPGSTTHHLLGEKALRRQGVTPGLVRLSVGIEEPRDLVRDVLDALQHVQRAQFQTT; this is encoded by the coding sequence ATGAGCCACAATTCAGACCACGCGTTCCGGACGCGGGCCGTGCACGCCGGGCACGGGCTGGACCCCGCCACCGGGGCGCACGCGACACCCATCTACGCCACCTCGACCTTCGGGTACGGCAGCGCCGAGCGGGGCGCGCGGCTGTTCGCCGGGGAGGAGGCCGGGTTCTTCTACTCGCGGCTCTCCAACCCGACCGTGCGGGCGTTCGAGGAAAAGGTCGCCAGCCTGGAGGGCCTGCCGGACGCCGTGGCGTTCGCCAGCGGCATGGGCGCCGTGTCCGCCCTGTGCCTGACGCTGCTGCGCCCCGGCGATGAGGTGATCTTCGTGGCGCCCCTGTACGGCGGCACGACCGGTTTCCTGCACGAGGTCGCTGCGCGCTTCGGCGTGACGGTCCGCGAGGCGGCGGACGAGGCGGCCGTGGAGGCGCTGAGCGGCCCGGCCACGCGCCTGATCTGGGTGGAGACGCCCACGAACCCTGCGCTGGATATCGTGGACCTGGCCCGGGTGGCCCGCGCCGCCCAAGCGTGCGGGGCGCTGACGGTTGCGGACAACACCTTCAGCACCCCGGCCCTGACCCGGCCCGCCGAGCACGGCATTGACCTCGTGATGCACAGCGCCACCAAGTACCTCGGGGGGCACGGGGACGCCATCGGGGGCGTCGTGGCCGGGTCGCAGGACCTGCTGGCGGAACTGCGCGGCATCGGGCTGCGGCACGTCGGGGCGGCCCTGGGGCCCTTCGAGGCGTACCTGTTCCTGCGCGGCATGAAGACCCTGCCGCTGCGCATGCAGGCCCACTGCGAGGGCGCGCAGACGCTGGCCGAGGCCCTGGCCGGGCACCCGGCGCTGCATGCGCTGCACTACCCGGGTCTGCCGGGGCATCCGGGGCACGCGGTGGCCGCGCGACAGATGAGCGGCTTTGGCGGGCTGGTCAGCCTGGACCTGGGCTCGCAGGGCGCGGCGTTCACGTTCCTGAATCACCTGCGGCTGTTCACGCAGGCCGTCAGTCTGGGCGACGTGGAGAGCCTGTCGTGCCACCCGGGCAGCACCACGCACCACCTGCTGGGCGAGAAAGCCCTGCGCCGCCAGGGGGTCACGCCCGGCCTGGTGCGCCTGAGCGTGGGCATCGAGGAGCCCCGGGATCTGGTGCGGGACGTGCTGGACGCCCTACAGCACGTGCAGCGCGCTCAGTTCCAGACCACCTGA
- a CDS encoding MATE family efflux transporter, giving the protein MTDLSPTHLRHETRHLLRLAAPVIVSQFSLNALALISTAVIGRLGETQLAAVAYASATYYLGFIVLVGVMLSVGPRVAAAHGAADPRGVARTTRAGLLLAALLAALFLPLAYLAAQLIGPHAPGGIRGDLAATYLRLYALGMPATLIFSALRGALEGTGQPRPVTAVALSAVALAAALSPALAFGWGPLPTLGVAGAALATVSASWFSAGALAWVARRRLPRQPVPRAEVLNELRALLRLGWPIGLTLGAEGGLFTVTSLLMARFGPQALAAHNVALQVITAVFMVPLGLATATGIRVAQHAGAGDLRRSRQAGLLGMALAVLIMLTVSLTYIFSPNAVIGVFLNVNDPANTAVVRGAASLLLIATLFQAFDGLQVTANSALRGLQDTRWPLLISLAAYWLIGLGSGSLLAFGLHLGPRGLWFGLTAGLCFAGATLLARFLRRTHPDRARAA; this is encoded by the coding sequence GTGACGGACCTCAGCCCGACCCACCTCCGCCACGAGACCCGCCACCTGCTGCGCCTCGCCGCGCCCGTGATCGTCTCGCAGTTCAGCCTCAACGCCCTGGCCCTGATCAGCACCGCCGTGATCGGCCGGCTGGGCGAAACCCAGCTGGCCGCCGTCGCCTACGCCAGCGCCACGTACTACCTGGGCTTCATCGTCCTGGTCGGCGTGATGCTGTCCGTCGGCCCGCGCGTGGCCGCCGCGCACGGCGCCGCCGACCCGCGCGGCGTGGCCCGCACCACCCGCGCCGGCCTGCTGCTCGCCGCGCTGCTGGCCGCCCTGTTCCTGCCCCTGGCGTACCTGGCCGCCCAGCTGATCGGCCCGCACGCGCCCGGCGGCATCCGCGGGGACCTGGCCGCCACGTACCTGCGGCTGTACGCCCTGGGCATGCCCGCCACGCTGATCTTCAGCGCCCTGCGCGGCGCGCTGGAGGGCACCGGGCAGCCGCGGCCCGTGACCGCCGTCGCCCTGAGCGCCGTGGCCCTGGCCGCCGCCCTGAGCCCCGCCCTGGCCTTCGGGTGGGGCCCGCTGCCCACCCTGGGCGTGGCGGGCGCGGCCCTGGCCACCGTCAGCGCCTCGTGGTTCAGCGCGGGTGCGCTGGCCTGGGTCGCGCGCCGCCGCCTGCCCCGCCAGCCGGTGCCCCGCGCCGAGGTGCTGAATGAGCTGCGCGCCCTGCTGCGGCTGGGCTGGCCCATCGGCCTGACCCTGGGCGCAGAGGGCGGTCTGTTCACCGTCACCAGCCTGCTCATGGCCCGCTTCGGCCCGCAGGCCCTCGCGGCGCACAACGTGGCCCTTCAGGTCATCACGGCCGTGTTCATGGTGCCGCTGGGCCTGGCCACCGCCACCGGCATCCGCGTCGCGCAGCACGCCGGCGCGGGCGACCTGCGCCGCTCCCGGCAGGCCGGACTGCTTGGCATGGCCCTGGCCGTGCTGATCATGCTGACCGTCAGCCTCACGTACATCTTCAGTCCGAACGCCGTGATCGGCGTGTTCCTGAACGTGAACGACCCGGCGAACACGGCGGTCGTGCGCGGGGCGGCCAGCCTGCTGCTGATCGCCACGCTGTTCCAGGCCTTCGACGGCCTTCAGGTCACCGCGAACAGCGCGCTGCGCGGCCTGCAGGACACCCGCTGGCCGCTGCTGATCTCCCTGGCGGCGTACTGGCTGATCGGACTGGGCAGCGGTTCACTCCTGGCGTTCGGCCTGCACCTGGGCCCCCGCGGCCTGTGGTTCGGCCTGACCGCCGGCCTGTGCTTCGCGGGCGCGACCCTGCTGGCCCGCTTCCTGCGCCGCACCCACCCGGACCGGGCTCGCGCGGCCTGA